In the Clostridium gelidum genome, TTTACAGCTAGATTTACCTTTGCATTTGACAGGAATAGGCGTAAATGTAGGAATTATAGATACAGGTATTGATTATTTAAGTGAAGAATTTATGAAACCTAATGGAGAAACAAGAATTAAAGCTATTTGGGATCAAACTATACAATCAGTTTTAAAAACTGGAAATGATATAGTCCCATATGGAACTATATATATGCAAGATGAAATAAATAATGCAATAAAAGCTAAGAAATCGGGAAAATCTCCTTATGAAATAGTTGCTAGTAAAGATGAAATTGGGCATGGAACAAGTATGGCAGGAATAATTGGTGCTACTGGAAAAAATCCTGATTTGGTGGGAGTTTGCCCAGAATGTGATTTTGTAGTTGTAAAATTAGCAGAAGATATTACATACAGAAATCTTTATAATTCTAAAGTACCTATATTTAATATAGCTATTCTTTTTACAGCTGTACAATTTTTATATGAATATTATTTAACTAATAATGAACCAATGGTTATATATTATCCACTTGGAACTAATATGGGTAATCATAAAGGAATTGGTTCAGGTAAAGAATATGTAGAAGAAATATCTAGTAATAGTGGATTGGTTATGGTCACTGGAACAGGCAATCAAGGAGCTAGTGGTACTCATGCTTCTGGTTTAGTATCACAAGTAGGTGAAACAAGCGATATAGAATTGTATATATCACCAGAGCAAAAAAATATATTTGCTGAAATTTGGATAGGTGCACCAAATATAATGTCTTTAGAGGTAATATCGCCATCAGGTGAAAATAGTGGAATAATAAATGCTTTGCTTAACGTTGGTAGTGGTTATACCTATTTATTTGAGAAAACATCTATGACAATTACTTATTCTCTACCAGAGGAGCGTAGTGGAGATGAATTAATAAGTATTAGATTTAGTGATTTACAGCAAGGAATATGGAAATTTAGATTAACTGGAGAACTTATTTTAGATGGTAACTTTAATATGTGGATACCGCAAGAAGGAATAACAGTTGGAGATACAAGATTTGTTTTATCTGATCCTTATGGAACATTTATGGATCCAAGTGATTCGGAATATTTAATTAGTGTAGCAGCATATAATCAAAACAATAATAATATTGTAGCTTATTCTGGTAGGTCATTTTTAAGTAATACGACTATAATAGATGTTGCAGCAGGAGGAGTAAATGCGCTGGCAGTAGCACCTGATAATAAAACAACTGTTGCTAATGGTACAAGTGTTGCTGCAGCAATAGTTGCTGGAGCGTGTGTTATGTTATTACAATGGGGAATTGTAGAAGGAAATGATCCTAATATATATTCTGAAACTGTAAGAACATATCTTCAAAGGGGAACTGTAAGGAGAAGTGGAGATAATTACCCTAATGCAGAATGGGGATATGGAATGCTAAATATACTTCTTATGTTTCAAAATATAATATAGGGAATTTAAGGCACAATCAAAAAAATAACAAGTCCATTTGCCAGAAAAGTTCCGTATTGTAGCACAGCTACTCTTTTCCAATGTGCCCATTTTCCATCAGGCTGCGTCGGCAAATTCACCTAATAGACCTGCTATGAGGGGAATTCGTCTCCTTGCCTAATGAAAAATATTCATGGCAACTTTGGACTCGTTATTTATTTTCATGTGCCTAATATAAATTTTAATAAGGAATTATTATATGAGTGAATTTTAGTGATATTAGGAATTGAATAAGGCTGATTTACAAATAGAGTTAATAAAATTACAATCATAGAATAGATGAATATAATTTTTTCTATTGTATGATTTTTTTAGTATAATAAAGTCAATAATGAAAAGGTGGTATAATACTATTAGTTCATATGACCCGAGGTAATAGTTACAATTGAATGTGGCATAACCACTTTTATTAAATGAATTGACTTAAGGAGTAAAATTAATGGAGAATACAGCGTTAAATGTTTTAGAAAAATATTATGGATATAAGACTTTTAGAAGAGGTCAAGAAAATATAATTGATACAATAATAAAAGGCCAAGATGTACTTGCTATAATGCCAACTGGAGGAGGTAAATCTATTTGTTATCAGATTCCAGCGCTTATACTTGAAGGAATCACAATAGTAATCTCTCCACTTATATCACTTATGAAGGATCAAGTAGATACTTTGAAGGATATGGGGATCAAAGGCGCATTAATTAATAGCACATTAAGTGTTATAGAAGAAAATGAAGTTATAAATGATCTTGTAAATGGTGAAATTAAAATTCTTTATATAGCGCCTGAAAGACTTGAATCTTTTAATTTTATAAATATAATTTCAAGATGCAATATAGCTCAAATAGCAGTAGATGAGGCTCATTGTATATCTCAGTGGGGACATGATTTTAGAGTGAGTTATAGAAAGGTAGCAAGTTTTATTAATTTACTTCAAAAGAAACCTATAATAACAGCATTTACAGCAACGGCATCGGAAGAAGTAAGAGAAGATATAATAAAACAACTTAATTTAAACAATCCAAAAGTCTTTGTAACAGGTTTTGATAGAGAAAATTTACTTATAAATGTAATTAAAGGTGGAAGTAAAAAAGAGTATTTAAATAGTTATATAGAAAATAACAAAGAAGTTTCTGGAATTATATATGCTGCAACGAGAAAAGAAGTTGATAATTTATATGAGAACTTGAGTGCAAAAGGATATAATATAACTCATTATCATGCAGGTTTATCTGAAAAGATAAGAAAAGAAAATCAAGAAAATTTTATATATGATAGGGCAAACATAATGGTTGCAACTAATGCCTTTGGTATGGGTATAGATAAACCTAATGTTAGATATGTAGTTCATTATAATATGCCAAGGAATATAGAAAGTTATTATCAAGAGATTGGTAGAGCAGGAAGAGATGGAGAAAAAAGTGAATGTATACTTTTGTTTGCACCTCAAGATGTTCAAGTTCAAAAGTATTTAATAGAAAATTCAATAGAGAATATTGAAAGGAAAAATAATCAATATAGAAAACTTCAACAAATGATGGATTTTGTATATAGTAATGACTGTTATAGAAAATATATTTTGGAGTATTTTGGAGAAGAATATAATAAACATTGTGATAACTGTAGTAATTGTTTAAGTGAAGGTGAGTTTGTAGATAAAACTATAGAAGCACAAAAAGTGCTTTCATGTATATATAGAATGAAACAGAAATTCGGTAGTGGAATGCTTGTAGATGTACTTAGAGGATCTAAAAATAAGAAAGTGCTTCAATTTCACTTTGATGAAATTTCAACCTATGGATTAATGAAAGAATATTCAGCAGAAGACCTTAAGAACTTTATTAATACATTGATTTCTCATGGATATATAAATGTTATTGAAGGTACTTATCCAGTTTTAAATTTAAATGATAGATCTAGAAACGTATTAACATCAAAAGAAAAAGTACAACTAAAAGAATTCAAAGTAGAAAAGAAAATACATGAAGATAATGAATTGTTTGAAATTCTAAGAGCTATACGCCAAA is a window encoding:
- a CDS encoding S8 family peptidase, with amino-acid sequence MIRDVKAPDDLFTNKNYYHHVVEYQGNIQEELSKQPGYYVTIINYKYAIVSTMGETALNAKEPYFSSIVYVNPQQPFTLQQISPIDASGAEFLQLDLPLHLTGIGVNVGIIDTGIDYLSEEFMKPNGETRIKAIWDQTIQSVLKTGNDIVPYGTIYMQDEINNAIKAKKSGKSPYEIVASKDEIGHGTSMAGIIGATGKNPDLVGVCPECDFVVVKLAEDITYRNLYNSKVPIFNIAILFTAVQFLYEYYLTNNEPMVIYYPLGTNMGNHKGIGSGKEYVEEISSNSGLVMVTGTGNQGASGTHASGLVSQVGETSDIELYISPEQKNIFAEIWIGAPNIMSLEVISPSGENSGIINALLNVGSGYTYLFEKTSMTITYSLPEERSGDELISIRFSDLQQGIWKFRLTGELILDGNFNMWIPQEGITVGDTRFVLSDPYGTFMDPSDSEYLISVAAYNQNNNNIVAYSGRSFLSNTTIIDVAAGGVNALAVAPDNKTTVANGTSVAAAIVAGACVMLLQWGIVEGNDPNIYSETVRTYLQRGTVRRSGDNYPNAEWGYGMLNILLMFQNII
- the recQ gene encoding DNA helicase RecQ; amino-acid sequence: MENTALNVLEKYYGYKTFRRGQENIIDTIIKGQDVLAIMPTGGGKSICYQIPALILEGITIVISPLISLMKDQVDTLKDMGIKGALINSTLSVIEENEVINDLVNGEIKILYIAPERLESFNFINIISRCNIAQIAVDEAHCISQWGHDFRVSYRKVASFINLLQKKPIITAFTATASEEVREDIIKQLNLNNPKVFVTGFDRENLLINVIKGGSKKEYLNSYIENNKEVSGIIYAATRKEVDNLYENLSAKGYNITHYHAGLSEKIRKENQENFIYDRANIMVATNAFGMGIDKPNVRYVVHYNMPRNIESYYQEIGRAGRDGEKSECILLFAPQDVQVQKYLIENSIENIERKNNQYRKLQQMMDFVYSNDCYRKYILEYFGEEYNKHCDNCSNCLSEGEFVDKTIEAQKVLSCIYRMKQKFGSGMLVDVLRGSKNKKVLQFHFDEISTYGLMKEYSAEDLKNFINTLISHGYINVIEGTYPVLNLNDRSRNVLTSKEKVQLKEFKVEKKIHEDNELFEILRAIRQNLARENNVPPYVIFGDVTLKEMTANYPICKEAMLKISGVGEVKYSKYGKDFEDAIKEFTEEHNIEVPNYLEAVVEPENNQPKDNDLKLEVTTDLDLYNILHIARDEFAKKENSPPQAIITMNSLKEISGRYPITLDKLKDVSGMGPKKISSYGETIIKIVNDYLSENNKEINWNERKRKKVIIDGETRENNQIAIDMLKENIDIHEISRKIELSISTILGYVTDYIKEFGENIFDINLDEFYNEEDEQLIVNACEKNGYNQINVLKKELPSHIKYESIRSVILIKYYNIHY